One Bradyrhizobium diazoefficiens DNA window includes the following coding sequences:
- a CDS encoding MFS transporter — protein sequence MPPESQIPIAATVKRRFAVSLALFYSAVFAVSGTHLPFFPVWLKAIGIDASWIGLINALPALTRFTTLPQITAFAEKRQAIRIAMMISVLATAIGFAAVGLQHQPLALFLVYAFTCMMWTPTTPLTDAYALRGVARYGLDYGPLRLWGSAAFAAGSLACGTLVDHIAARDLIWIIVAWAVVAVMASLLLQPLDGVRRKTAETQAGKALLRDGGFWAVIASAALIQGSHVAYYTFSAINWQLQGLGGLTIAGLWTLGVIAEIIVFALSPRFSLHPSSLMAIGGLSAVLRWIITAQEPPLVLLAIAQLGHGLTFGMTVVGTMSLLVQRVPPHQIARGQGYYAACSGLLGATTSIASGAIYARIGDDLYYVMAAMAAAGAIVIWSARHRLKAHPHSDESGG from the coding sequence ATGCCACCCGAATCACAAATCCCCATCGCAGCAACCGTCAAGCGGCGATTCGCCGTGAGTCTCGCGCTGTTCTATTCGGCCGTGTTCGCGGTGTCGGGCACGCATCTGCCGTTCTTTCCGGTCTGGCTCAAGGCGATCGGCATCGATGCGTCTTGGATCGGTCTCATCAACGCGCTGCCGGCGCTGACGCGCTTCACCACGCTGCCGCAGATCACCGCCTTTGCCGAAAAGCGACAGGCGATTCGCATCGCCATGATGATCTCGGTGCTGGCGACCGCAATCGGCTTTGCGGCCGTAGGCCTTCAGCACCAGCCGCTGGCGCTGTTCCTAGTCTACGCGTTCACCTGCATGATGTGGACGCCGACCACGCCCTTGACCGATGCCTATGCGCTGCGTGGTGTCGCGCGTTACGGGCTCGACTACGGGCCATTGCGACTGTGGGGCTCGGCGGCGTTCGCTGCCGGCTCGCTCGCCTGCGGCACTCTCGTCGACCACATCGCCGCGCGCGACCTGATCTGGATCATCGTTGCATGGGCGGTCGTCGCCGTCATGGCCAGTCTGCTGCTGCAGCCGCTCGACGGCGTCAGGCGAAAGACTGCCGAGACGCAGGCCGGCAAGGCCTTGCTGCGCGATGGCGGCTTCTGGGCCGTGATCGCCTCGGCTGCGCTGATCCAGGGCAGCCACGTCGCCTATTACACGTTCTCCGCCATCAACTGGCAGCTCCAGGGACTTGGCGGGCTGACTATCGCGGGATTGTGGACGCTGGGCGTGATTGCCGAGATTATTGTGTTCGCGCTGTCGCCGCGCTTCTCGCTGCATCCATCGTCGCTGATGGCGATCGGCGGGCTGAGCGCGGTGCTGCGCTGGATCATCACGGCGCAGGAGCCGCCGCTGGTGCTGCTCGCGATCGCGCAGCTCGGCCACGGCCTCACCTTTGGCATGACCGTCGTCGGCACCATGAGTCTCTTGGTGCAGCGCGTGCCGCCGCATCAGATCGCGCGGGGGCAGGGCTACTATGCCGCGTGCAGTGGCTTATTAGGCGCGACGACATCGATCGCCTCAGGCGCGATCTACGCCCGCATCGGCGACGACCTCTATTACGTCATGGCGGCGATGGCCGCGGCCGGTGCGATTGTGATCTGGTCGGCACGGCACCGGCTCAAGGCTCATCCCCACAGCGACGAGTCGGGCGGATAG
- a CDS encoding MlaD family protein: METRANYVLIGSFTLAVIAAAIGFVLWFQSLHTTKQRSPFRVVFEGPAAGLRNGGSVNFNGIRVGEVVSVKLDNPRRVVALAMIENNTPLRKDTLVGLEFQGLTGVAAISLKGGEEAAPPPPLDEDGIPTLTADPNKLQDVTEAIRGTLQNINKIVADNQESVKNSLKNLETFTNSLARNSEKIDGVMAKVDGVMLKADNLMLGLNSLAGGKDGGELFLTVKSIRELAEDFDKRSGALMTDGRRTLGDISRAVNNFDRNPTRVLFGASNNAPAAAPPPAEAPKPAPANANARKRQ; this comes from the coding sequence ATGGAAACGCGGGCGAATTACGTACTGATCGGATCGTTCACTCTGGCGGTGATCGCGGCGGCGATCGGCTTCGTGCTGTGGTTCCAGTCGCTGCACACCACCAAGCAGCGCAGCCCCTTCCGCGTCGTGTTCGAGGGTCCGGCGGCAGGCCTGCGCAATGGCGGCAGCGTCAATTTCAACGGTATCCGGGTGGGCGAGGTGGTCTCGGTGAAGCTCGACAACCCGCGGCGGGTTGTCGCACTCGCCATGATCGAGAACAACACGCCGCTCCGCAAGGACACCCTGGTCGGTCTCGAATTCCAGGGCCTGACCGGCGTCGCCGCGATCTCGCTCAAGGGCGGCGAGGAGGCGGCTCCGCCTCCGCCGCTCGACGAGGACGGCATTCCGACGCTGACGGCCGACCCCAACAAGCTCCAGGACGTCACCGAGGCGATCCGCGGCACGCTGCAGAACATCAACAAGATCGTTGCCGACAACCAGGAGTCGGTGAAGAACTCGCTGAAGAACCTCGAGACCTTCACCAATTCGCTCGCCCGCAACTCCGAAAAAATCGACGGCGTGATGGCCAAGGTCGACGGCGTCATGCTCAAGGCTGACAACCTCATGCTCGGCCTCAACTCGCTCGCCGGCGGCAAGGACGGCGGCGAGCTGTTCCTGACGGTGAAGTCGATCCGCGAGCTCGCCGAGGATTTCGACAAGCGCTCGGGGGCGCTGATGACCGACGGCCGCCGTACGCTCGGCGACATCAGCCGCGCCGTGAACAATTTCGACCGCAACCCGACCCGGGTCCTGTTCGGCGCCAGCAACAACGCGCCAGCCGCGGCGCCGCCGCCAGCAGAGGCGCCGAAGCCGGCGCCGGCGAACGCGAACGCGCGCAAGCGGCAGTAA
- the dgcA gene encoding N-acetyl-D-Glu racemase DgcA: MTSSKVPALSARIERFPIAGSFTISRGAKTEAVTVVAEVSQNGLTGRGECVPYPRYGETPEATLAAIQAMRAAVAGGLTRQALQAAMPSGAARNALDCALIDLEAKAAGLRAWKLLDCPEPVERTTAYTISLGTPEAMAAATAKAAHRPLLKIKLGGDGDPERIAAVRKAAPESELIVDANEAWTDANLEYNLAACDAVGVTLVEQPLPAGKDDALARIKRPLAVCADESVHDRGSLAPLRARYDAVNIKLDKTGGLTEALAMADAAQALGFEIMIGCMVATSLSMAPAMLVTPQARFVDLDGPLLLARDRDHALRYDGSLVYPPDSSLWG, translated from the coding sequence ATGACTTCCAGCAAAGTTCCGGCGCTTTCCGCGCGAATCGAGCGGTTTCCCATTGCCGGCAGTTTCACGATCAGCCGCGGCGCCAAGACGGAAGCCGTGACCGTTGTGGCCGAAGTGAGCCAGAACGGCCTGACCGGCCGCGGCGAATGCGTGCCCTACCCCCGCTATGGCGAGACGCCCGAGGCGACGCTGGCCGCGATCCAGGCCATGCGGGCGGCCGTGGCGGGCGGGCTGACGCGGCAGGCCCTCCAGGCCGCCATGCCGTCGGGAGCTGCCCGCAATGCGCTGGATTGCGCCCTGATCGACCTCGAGGCCAAGGCGGCCGGCCTGCGAGCCTGGAAGCTGCTCGACTGCCCGGAGCCCGTCGAGCGCACCACGGCCTACACGATCTCGCTGGGCACGCCCGAGGCCATGGCGGCGGCGACCGCCAAGGCGGCGCACCGGCCGCTGCTCAAGATCAAGCTCGGCGGCGACGGCGACCCGGAGCGGATCGCGGCGGTGCGTAAGGCGGCGCCCGAATCCGAGCTGATCGTCGATGCCAACGAGGCTTGGACCGACGCCAATCTGGAATACAATCTCGCCGCTTGCGATGCGGTCGGCGTCACCCTGGTCGAGCAGCCGCTGCCGGCCGGCAAGGACGACGCGCTGGCGCGGATCAAGCGGCCGCTCGCGGTCTGCGCCGACGAGAGCGTGCATGACCGTGGCTCGCTGGCGCCGCTCCGCGCGCGCTACGACGCCGTAAACATCAAGCTCGACAAGACCGGCGGTCTCACCGAGGCCCTCGCCATGGCCGATGCCGCGCAGGCGCTCGGCTTCGAGATCATGATCGGCTGCATGGTCGCGACCTCGCTGTCGATGGCGCCCGCCATGCTGGTGACACCGCAGGCGCGCTTCGTCGATCTCGACGGCCCCTTGCTGCTGGCGCGCGATCGCGATCACGCCCTGCGCTATGACGGCAGCCTGGTCTATCCGCCCGACTCGTCGCTGTGGGGATGA
- a CDS encoding RbsD/FucU family protein, protein MLKSIDPILTPDLLWLLASMGHGDDLVVVDANHPATHIARTTSSQRLIQLPGMRMETAVRAIMTLYPLDDFDPDPVRVMMPVDDPDRMPDVQGAVLAEIADSVGRPVAPGKLSRPDFYRAAAAGFGVVQVGDSRGYGCFLIRKGVIS, encoded by the coding sequence ATGCTGAAATCGATCGATCCGATCCTGACACCCGATCTGCTCTGGCTATTGGCCTCGATGGGCCATGGCGACGACCTCGTGGTCGTCGACGCCAATCATCCAGCCACCCACATCGCGCGGACGACCTCGTCGCAGCGCCTGATCCAGCTGCCCGGCATGCGCATGGAGACCGCGGTGCGCGCCATCATGACACTCTATCCGCTCGACGATTTCGATCCCGATCCGGTGCGCGTGATGATGCCGGTCGACGATCCCGACCGCATGCCGGACGTGCAGGGCGCGGTGCTGGCGGAGATCGCGGATTCCGTCGGGCGTCCGGTCGCGCCCGGCAAGCTCTCGCGGCCGGACTTCTATCGTGCGGCGGCCGCGGGCTTCGGTGTCGTGCAGGTCGGAGACAGCAGGGGCTATGGCTGCTTCCTGATCCGCAAGGGCGTGATTAGTTAA
- a CDS encoding ABC transporter ATP-binding protein: MAGGAQDPIIRVRDITVQFGATRVLDSLNLDVKRGEILGFVGPSGAGKSVLTRTIIGLVPKVAGSIEVFGVDLDASNTSQRRNVERRWGVLFQQGALFSSLTVRQNIQFPMREYLRVSQRLMDEITIAKLTMVGLKPEVADRFPSELSGGMIKRVALARALSLDPDLVFLDEPTSGLDPIGAGDFDELVRTLQRTLGLTVFMVTHDLDSLYTACDRIAVLGDGKIIAAGSIADMQASQHPWLRQYFHGKRARAVVT; encoded by the coding sequence ATGGCAGGCGGAGCTCAAGACCCCATCATCCGTGTCCGCGACATCACCGTGCAGTTCGGCGCGACGCGGGTGCTCGACAGTCTCAACCTCGACGTCAAGCGCGGCGAGATCCTCGGCTTCGTCGGCCCATCCGGTGCGGGCAAGTCGGTGCTGACGCGCACCATCATCGGCCTGGTGCCGAAGGTTGCCGGCTCGATCGAGGTGTTCGGCGTCGATCTCGATGCCTCCAACACATCGCAGCGCCGCAACGTCGAGCGGCGCTGGGGCGTGCTGTTCCAGCAGGGCGCGCTGTTCTCCTCGCTCACGGTGCGGCAGAACATCCAGTTTCCGATGCGCGAATATCTGCGGGTCTCGCAGCGGCTGATGGACGAGATCACCATCGCCAAGCTCACGATGGTCGGCCTCAAGCCCGAAGTGGCCGATCGCTTTCCGTCGGAATTGTCCGGCGGCATGATCAAGCGCGTCGCGCTGGCGCGGGCTCTGTCGCTCGATCCGGACCTCGTCTTCCTGGACGAGCCGACCTCCGGTCTCGATCCGATCGGTGCCGGCGATTTCGACGAGCTGGTCAGGACGCTGCAGCGTACTTTGGGGCTGACCGTTTTCATGGTAACCCACGACCTCGACAGCCTTTACACCGCTTGCGATCGCATCGCCGTTTTAGGGGACGGTAAGATCATTGCGGCAGGATCGATCGCCGACATGCAGGCCTCGCAGCATCCTTGGCTGAGGCAGTATTTCCATGGCAAGCGCGCCCGCGCGGTCGTGACTTGA
- a CDS encoding caspase family protein, with the protein MFRLKSVLMITGLLGSLFSFACGPVSAQVAPVEPAAPAALQGPEQRVALVIGNSNYQNAPQLANPDNDAQSMAQFLNSAGFEVISATDLGQNDMLRVVQDFSAKVSARGPNTVAMVYYAGHGVQLAGENYLVPVDAKVTSQSELVNDSVRLVDVMSTLETIPSRMRIVILDACRNNPFPNVNDAGRGLAIVDAPNGSIVGYSTAPGAEALDGSGGHSPYTQAFLNVARQPNVPIEQLFKRVRLEVNQTTSGAQIPWESSSLTSDFTFFGDTAVAANRAPVNAPVVQMASNLPSRSTRQAYDYVLSEGRPEYYQEFIEMYPHDPLCDHIRWLLSNLLLTQAWHQAVLANSPIGYHAFYKNYGNSPYAQMALKLEAQPKPIPLMQATKFLAPQNVAPTLKIGNLGQPKYVPLIQQGHGGSQMNANLPVMQKPVDSNGIGKVVTLPAPTNTTTTNGGIGKIVTLPVTNTNRNTGNNNAGAVNGAPGKIVSMPVTIGKGSTVDVKTTDVKATNVQTQDQPLRINNGVKLNNNPVNKVQVQNNRPQFNTVGNGGGNNVRQSMNQSSGGNNHRSFMH; encoded by the coding sequence ATGTTCCGCCTGAAATCCGTCCTGATGATCACCGGCCTGCTGGGAAGCCTGTTCAGCTTCGCCTGCGGCCCCGTTTCCGCGCAAGTCGCCCCTGTCGAACCGGCTGCGCCTGCCGCGCTGCAAGGCCCGGAGCAGCGTGTGGCGCTGGTGATCGGCAATTCGAACTACCAGAACGCGCCGCAGCTCGCGAACCCCGACAACGATGCGCAGTCGATGGCGCAATTCCTCAACTCGGCCGGTTTCGAGGTGATCTCGGCGACCGACCTCGGCCAGAATGACATGCTGCGCGTGGTGCAGGATTTCTCGGCCAAGGTTTCCGCGCGAGGGCCGAACACGGTGGCGATGGTCTATTACGCCGGTCACGGCGTGCAGCTCGCCGGCGAGAACTACCTCGTCCCGGTCGACGCGAAGGTGACGAGCCAGAGCGAGCTCGTCAACGACTCGGTCCGTCTGGTCGACGTGATGTCGACGCTGGAGACGATCCCGAGTCGCATGCGCATCGTCATCCTCGACGCCTGCCGCAATAATCCGTTCCCCAACGTGAACGACGCCGGCCGTGGCCTCGCTATCGTCGACGCGCCGAACGGCTCGATCGTCGGTTACTCGACCGCGCCCGGCGCCGAAGCGCTCGACGGTTCTGGCGGCCACAGCCCCTACACCCAGGCCTTCCTGAACGTCGCGCGCCAACCCAACGTTCCGATCGAGCAGCTGTTCAAGCGCGTGCGGCTCGAAGTGAACCAGACCACCAGCGGGGCGCAGATTCCGTGGGAGAGCTCGTCGCTGACGTCGGATTTCACCTTCTTCGGCGATACGGCCGTCGCCGCAAATCGCGCGCCGGTGAATGCGCCGGTGGTGCAGATGGCGTCTAACCTGCCGAGCCGCTCGACCCGTCAGGCCTATGACTATGTGCTGTCGGAAGGCCGACCCGAGTACTATCAGGAATTCATCGAGATGTATCCACACGACCCGCTGTGCGACCACATTCGCTGGCTGCTGTCGAACCTTCTGCTCACGCAGGCCTGGCACCAGGCGGTGCTGGCGAACTCGCCGATCGGCTACCACGCCTTCTACAAGAACTACGGCAACAGTCCCTATGCGCAAATGGCGCTGAAGCTCGAAGCGCAGCCGAAGCCGATCCCCTTGATGCAGGCGACGAAGTTTTTGGCCCCGCAGAACGTCGCTCCGACGCTCAAGATCGGCAATCTCGGCCAGCCCAAATACGTGCCGCTGATCCAGCAGGGTCATGGCGGATCGCAGATGAACGCGAACCTGCCGGTCATGCAGAAGCCGGTCGACAGTAACGGGATCGGCAAGGTCGTCACCCTGCCCGCGCCGACCAACACGACGACGACCAATGGCGGCATCGGCAAGATCGTGACGCTGCCGGTGACCAACACCAATCGGAACACCGGCAACAACAACGCCGGTGCGGTTAACGGCGCCCCGGGCAAGATCGTGAGCATGCCCGTGACCATCGGCAAGGGCTCGACCGTCGATGTGAAGACCACCGACGTGAAGGCGACGAATGTTCAGACCCAGGACCAGCCGCTCCGCATCAACAATGGCGTGAAGCTTAACAACAACCCGGTGAACAAAGTGCAGGTCCAGAACAACCGGCCGCAATTCAATACGGTGGGCAATGGCGGCGGCAACAATGTCCGTCAGTCGATGAACCAGTCTAGCGGCGGCAACAACCACCGCAGCTTCATGCACTGA
- a CDS encoding threonine/serine dehydratase, with protein sequence MTEQPLPIGPADIDAAARVLAPFAVRTPLLSFPVLNERVGAKVFLKPEMLQRTGSFKFRGAFNKVASIPQDKRSGGVVAFSSGNHAQGVAAAAKILDMHATIVMPADAPLSKRERTKSYGAEVVLYDRYNDDREAISRGIAEKRGATLVRPYDDPFVIAGQGTAGREIADDMAGLGLSPDIVVAPASGGGLIAGVATAVKARYPLAQIVVAEPEAFDDHGLSLTAGHREPHAPAGRTICDALMALIPGEMTFAINSKLLARGVTASDKEVGAAVSFAYHELKLVVEPGGAVGLAALLAGRLDVTGKNVVIVLSGGNVDADLFAELVA encoded by the coding sequence ATGACCGAACAGCCCCTTCCGATCGGCCCCGCCGATATCGATGCCGCAGCGCGCGTGCTCGCGCCCTTCGCCGTCCGCACCCCACTGTTGTCCTTTCCGGTGCTCAACGAGCGCGTCGGCGCAAAGGTCTTTTTGAAGCCGGAGATGCTCCAGCGCACCGGCTCCTTCAAGTTCCGCGGCGCCTTCAACAAGGTCGCCTCGATCCCGCAGGACAAGCGCTCTGGCGGCGTCGTCGCGTTCTCCTCCGGCAACCACGCCCAGGGCGTCGCGGCCGCGGCAAAAATCCTCGACATGCACGCGACCATCGTGATGCCGGCGGACGCGCCGCTGTCGAAGCGCGAGCGCACCAAATCCTACGGCGCCGAGGTCGTGCTCTACGACCGCTACAACGACGACCGCGAGGCGATCTCGCGCGGCATCGCCGAGAAGCGCGGCGCGACGCTGGTCAGGCCCTATGACGATCCCTTCGTGATCGCCGGCCAAGGCACCGCCGGCCGCGAGATTGCGGACGATATGGCGGGCCTCGGCCTCTCGCCCGACATCGTGGTGGCGCCGGCCTCCGGCGGCGGCCTGATCGCGGGCGTCGCGACCGCGGTGAAGGCGCGCTATCCGCTGGCCCAGATCGTGGTGGCCGAGCCCGAGGCGTTCGACGATCACGGCCTGTCGCTGACCGCAGGCCATCGCGAGCCGCATGCGCCTGCCGGCCGCACCATCTGCGACGCGCTGATGGCGCTGATCCCCGGCGAGATGACGTTTGCGATCAATAGCAAGCTGCTCGCGCGCGGCGTGACGGCATCGGACAAGGAAGTCGGCGCGGCGGTTTCGTTCGCCTATCACGAGCTGAAGCTGGTGGTCGAGCCCGGCGGCGCGGTGGGTCTCGCCGCGCTGCTCGCGGGCCGTCTCGATGTCACGGGGAAAAACGTGGTCATCGTGCTCTCCGGCGGCAATGTCGATGCGGATCTATTCGCCGAGCTGGTGGCCTGA
- a CDS encoding ABC transporter permease → MSGDPKLERIAKGNALALCATGTWTASFAPVLERMVADAEKLAGGPQSIFIDVSEVAKLDTFGAWLIERLRRSLTQGAVEAQIAGLSANYSSLVDEVRRVRATPVVDSGTITITGMLEQIGRAVAGVGGTIAGLVDMLGAVLAAGGRVLIRPRSLRLTSTVHHLEQVCWRAVPIIVLITFLIGCIIAQQGIFHFRRFGADIFVVDMLGVLVLREIGVLLVAIMVAGRSGSAYTAELGSMKMREEIDALRTMGFDPIEVLVLPRMIALVLALPILAFLGAMAALYGGGLVAWLYGGVDPEAFLLRLRDAISIDHFIVGIVKAPVMAAVIGIVACVEGLAVQGSAESLGQHTTASVVKGIFFVIVMDGVFAIFFASIGM, encoded by the coding sequence TTGAGCGGCGATCCGAAGCTGGAACGGATAGCCAAAGGCAACGCGCTGGCCCTCTGCGCCACCGGAACCTGGACTGCGAGCTTCGCGCCGGTCCTGGAGCGGATGGTGGCCGACGCCGAGAAGCTTGCCGGTGGCCCCCAAAGCATCTTCATCGACGTCTCCGAGGTCGCCAAGCTCGACACCTTTGGGGCCTGGCTGATCGAGCGGCTGCGCCGCAGCCTGACGCAAGGCGCGGTCGAGGCGCAGATCGCGGGACTGTCCGCGAATTATTCGAGCCTCGTCGACGAGGTGCGGCGGGTCAGGGCGACCCCGGTGGTCGACAGCGGCACGATCACCATCACCGGCATGCTGGAGCAGATCGGCCGCGCGGTGGCCGGCGTTGGCGGCACCATTGCCGGCCTGGTCGACATGCTCGGCGCCGTGCTCGCGGCCGGGGGCCGTGTGCTGATCCGCCCCCGCTCACTCCGCCTGACCTCGACCGTGCATCATCTGGAGCAGGTCTGCTGGCGCGCGGTGCCGATCATCGTGCTGATCACCTTCCTGATCGGCTGCATCATCGCGCAGCAGGGCATTTTCCATTTCCGTCGGTTCGGAGCCGACATCTTCGTCGTCGACATGCTCGGCGTGCTGGTCTTGCGCGAGATCGGCGTCCTCCTGGTCGCCATCATGGTCGCGGGCCGGTCGGGCAGCGCCTACACCGCCGAGCTCGGCTCAATGAAGATGCGAGAGGAGATCGACGCGCTGCGCACCATGGGGTTTGACCCGATCGAGGTGCTGGTGCTGCCGCGGATGATCGCCCTGGTGCTGGCGCTGCCGATCCTCGCCTTCCTCGGTGCGATGGCGGCGCTCTATGGCGGCGGGCTCGTCGCGTGGCTCTATGGCGGCGTCGATCCCGAAGCGTTTCTGCTGCGCCTGCGCGATGCCATCTCGATCGATCATTTCATCGTCGGCATCGTCAAGGCGCCGGTGATGGCGGCCGTGATCGGCATCGTCGCCTGCGTCGAGGGCCTTGCCGTGCAGGGCAGCGCGGAATCGCTTGGACAGCATACGACGGCGTCAGTGGTGAAGGGCATCTTCTTCGTCATCGTCATGGACGGCGTGTTCGCCATCTTCTTCGCATCGATCGGAATGTGA